The Rhododendron vialii isolate Sample 1 chromosome 8a, ASM3025357v1 genome has a window encoding:
- the LOC131299110 gene encoding disease resistance protein RGA2-like, translating into MAESFVINVVLGTLSRSISLAKNEIRLGLGLGFKRDLRKIVRRLRKIRKRLRHAQGRTIAPEAEKEWFKSLNVRICGVENALVEFSYESRRMTLEVQNQTTEKVRSCFSFTNSFALRFKMALKFKYMDFTLARIWKEAYYFSPTLRSMGLVGEDEVSDYKRLGVEQGDVSGEEENVVGGTIVYLEGEAVEREEDVHIVAEMLLGSDIEDGPSVIAIVGMGGLGKTTLAQLVYKNEKVVNNFGDERMWVSGFVDFNVKRVLNEMLKSLTGVKSKLHNIHGIVRELREKLGGKRYLLVLDDVWSGSLGKWECLRDSLLEMGGSKRSKIVVTTHSMEVVSSMINFPTLTHQLSPLLPSDSWAMFTKGVFANGGPIETQPLVDIGKRIVENCNGVPLKIKSIASLLYCRHSEDEWWSIVNNIWSSFENGWVSIKNNEICSSFGNENRILKKLSSTFNRLPLDLKLCFAYSSVFPKGADIKRDELIGLWMAQGYLQLPKGTDTEMEDVGRDYFDSLLSSSLFQDVEMNEYNSIETCKMHDHVHDLAVHVSEGHSLALEPVEIKYHPEVQHLSLELWEHSTVDIPKECVVTLRTLFLTGYLPKNFEDFGSICALGLFGDDVQKLPSSIQKFMYLKYLDLSESSIETLPNFVTKLYNLETLKLPWCLTEMPTQFHKLVSLRHFCVTDTVETRKLMPMNIGMLMSLQTIPFFVVREASGRRIEELGRLSKIRGKLHVYDLQHVKDKEEAEKALMLQKANIQELGLHWDCCGSSSNNHEDVLEGLEPHKNVMGLILEGFRGRRFPSWMTSKDAQVLQNLVKVELRYCTPCEIPTVGHLPALKVIEIVGWDNLECIGPEFFGYDDEGAPDAVVFPKLRKLTLLDLPNLVKWSLPASTSTTMFFPCLEELYIKGCPQLITIPGHFFSFQELTISSINISSSKIGNMYHHPSLTICSSDWDSEKIGFLLIDVLENSSNSLRKLTIRGLNDLSYLPKKLRNLPSVDELTIIECSDLMSLAEESEGFNGLISLRQLSLQRCEELTFLPKGLLQQSLVTLEIDSCPKLIMANPYELRSLTSLQSLTIRNCPTSLGSLEHSWKKGLLCPSSLLRLEIGSFSKDLDYFPWPSSGAILPAANADVDSDIERCHQCHRPTMYSFISLRSLHLWGWEKVKHLPDELQHLTTLRELSIHHFNGLEALPEWLVNLSSLQSLGLYSCRNLMRFPIPRLTSLQILTVKDCPLLRKRCKKGVGAEWRKIDHIPLVNVSFASQEYP; encoded by the exons ATGGCCGAGTCTTTTGTCATCAATGTTGTCCTGGGAACCCTAAGCCGCTCGATTTCCCTAGCAAAGAACGAGATTaggttgggtttgggtttgggtttcaaGAGAGACCTCAGGAAGATCGTCCGAAGGCTAAGAAAGATCCGGAAAAGGTTACGTCATGCTCAGGGTCGGACAATAGCACCAGAAGCCGAAAAAGAGTGGTTTAAGAGTCTCAATGTTAGAATCTGTGGTGTTGAGAATGCGCTGGTTGAGTTCTCGTATGAATCTCGTCGTATGACTCTTGAGGTTCAAAACCAAACGACGGAAAAGGTACGCAGTTGCTTCTCCTTCACTAACAGTTTTGCACTTCGTTTCAAGATGGCTCTTAAGTTCAAATATATGGATTTTACTTTAGCCAGGATTTGGAAAGAAGCATATTACTTCAGTCCTACTTTGCGTTCCATGGGCTTGGTGGGGGAGGACGAGGTATCTGATTATAAACGTTTAGGTGTAGAGCAAGGGGATGTGTCGGGGGAGGAAGAGAATGTCGTGGGGGGCACGATTGTCTATTTAGAGGGAGAGGCtgtggagagggaggaggatgTCCATATAGTGGCAGAG ATGTTACTTGGCTCCGACATTGAAGATGGTCCATCCGTCATTGCTATCGTAGGGATGGGTGGGCTCGGAAAGACTACCCTTGCTCAACTAGTGTACAAAAACGAGAAAGTTGTGAACAATTTTGGTGATGAGAGAATGTGGGTTTCTGGATTTGTCGATTTCAATGTTAAGAGGGTATTGAATGAGATGCTCAAATCTCTTACTGGGGTGAAATCTAAGTTACATAATATTCATGGAATAGTTCGAGAATTGCGGGAGAAACTTGGAGGGAAAAGGTATTTACTTGTATTGGACGATGTTTGGAGTGGGAGTTTAGGAAAATGGGAATGCTTGAGAGATTCTTTGCTAGAAATGGGTGGCTCCAAGAGAAGCAAAATCGTAGTCACAACCCATAGTATGGAGGTGGTATCAAGCATGATAAATTTTCCAACTCTCACTCATCAATTGAGTCCACTATTGCCGTCTGATAGTTGGGCCATGTTTACAAAAGGAGTATTTGCAAACGGAGGACCAATAGAAACTCAACCTTTGGTGGACATTGGTAAAAGAATTGTGGAAAATTGCAATGGTGTGCCATTAAAGATAAAGTCAATAGCAAGCCTACTGTATTGTAGGCATAGTGAAGATGAATGGTGGTCAATCGTGAACAACATATGGAGTTCATTTGAAAATGGTTGGGTGTCGATTAAGAACAATGAAATATGTAGttcttttggaaatgaaaataGAATTCTAAAGAAGTTAAGTTCAACTTTCAATCGGTTGCCATTGGATTTGAAATTGTGTTTTGCGTATTCCTCTGTTTTTCCAAAGGGTGCTGACATAAAAAGAGATGAATTGATTGGGCTTTGGATGGCTCAAGGATATTTGCAGCTTCCTAAAGGAACCGATACAGAAATGGAAGATGTAGGCCGTGACTATTTTGATAGTTTGTTGAGCAGTTCTTTATTTCAAGATGTTGAAATGAATGAGTACAATAGTATTGAAACTTGCAAAATGCATGATCATGTACATGATCTTGCAGTACATGTTTCAGAGGGTCACAGTTTGGCATTGGAGCCTGTTGAGATAAAGTATCATCCCGAGGTTCAACATTTGTCATTGGAACTTTGGGAACATTCAACCGTAGATATCCCAAAAGAATGTGTTGTAACACTGAGGACACTCTTTTTGACTGGATATCTTCCCAAAAACTTTGAGGATTTTGGTTCTATATGCGCCCTAGGTTTGTTTGGAGATGATGTGCAAAAGTTGCCTAGTTCAATACAGAAGTTCATGTATCTGAAGTATCTTGACCTCTCGGAGAGTTCTATTGAAACACTGCCAAATTTTGTCACGAAGCTCTATAATTTGGAAACATTGAAACTGCCTTGGTGTTTGACAGAGATGCCTACACAATTTCATAAGTTGGTTAGCTTGAGACATTTCTGTGTTACCGATACTGTAGAAACTAGGAAATTGATGCCAATGAATATAGGAATGTTGATGTCTCTACAGACAATACCATTCTTTGTTGTGAGGGAGGCTAGTGGCCGTAGAATTGAAGAATTGGGAAGGTTAAGCAAGATAAGAGGTAAATTACATGTTTACGATCTCCAGCACGTgaaagacaaggaagaagcagaaaaGGCTTTGATGTTACAAAAAGCAAACATTCAGGAATTGGGACTTCATTGGGATTGTTGTGGCAGTAGTTCCAACAACCACGAGGATGTGTTGGAAGGACTTGAACCTCACAAGAATGTTATGGGCTTAATACTTGAAGGTTTTCGAGGACGAAGATTTCCGTCATGGATGACAAGTAAAGATGCCCAGGTGCTTCAAAATCTGGTGAAAGTCGAATTAAGGTACTGTACACCATGTGAAATTCCAACCGTCGGACACCTTCCGGCCCTGAAGGTTATTGAAATTGTTGGATGGGATAATCTGGAGTGTATTGGCCCTGAATTCTTTGGCTACGATGATGAAGGAGCACCAGATGCAGTAGTGTTTCCAAAACTGAGGAAACTTACTCTACTGGACTTGCCGAATCTAGTAAAATGGTCACTGCCGGCTAGTACGAGTACGACAATGTTCTTTCCTTGCCTTGAGGAGTTATATATTAAGGGGTGCCCTCAGTTGATTACTATTCCAGgtcatttcttttcctttcaggAATTGACTATTTCGTCCATAAATATTTCTAGTTCTAAAATTGGAAATATGTATCACCACCCTTCTTTGACCATTTGCTCATCAGATTGGGATTCAGAAAAGATAGGGTTTTTGTTGATAGATGTGCTGGAAAATAGCAGTAATTCTCTAAGGAAGCTGACAATAAGGGGATTAAATGACCTGTCTTATTTGCCAAAAAAACTAAGGAACCTTCCATCTGTTGATGAGTTAACAATTATTGAATGCTCTGATCTAATGTCTCTTGCTGAAGAAAGTGAAGGATTCAATGGCTTGATATCTCTCCGACAGCTTTCACTTCAGCGGTGCGAAGAGTTAACATTTTTGCCTAAGGGTCTGCTACAACAAAGCCTTGTGACGTTAGAAATAGACAGTTGTCCGAAGTTGATAATGGCTAATCCATATGAACTGCGCAGCCTCACATCCCTTCAGAGTTTGACTATACGAAATTGTCCAACCAGCCTTGGAAGCTTGGAGCATTCTTGGAAGAAGGGGCTTCTCTGCCCTTCCAGCCTTCTAAGACTGGAGATTGGTTCCTTCTCAAAGGATCTTGATTATTTTCCTTGGCCTTCCTCGGGTGCTATTCTTCCTGCTGCTAATGCAGATGTTGATTCAGATATCGAGCGTTGCCACCAATGTCACCGTCCCACAATGTATTCCTTCATCTCCCTGAGATCTCTACATTTATGGGGATGGGAAAAGGTAAAGCATCTGCCTGATGAACTTCAGCACCTTACTACTTTGAGAGAGTTGTCAATCCACCATTTCAATGGGTTAGAAGCTCTTCCGGAGTGGCTGGTTAACCTTTCATCTCTTCAGTCTTTGGGGCTCTATAGTTGCAGGAACCTGATGAGATTTCCCATTCCCCGCCTCACCTCTTTACAAATCTTGACTGTAAAAGACTGTCCCCTTCTAAGGAAAAGATGCAAAAAGGGAGTTGGTGCAGAATGGCGCAAGATTGACCACATTCCATTAGTCAATGTTTCATTTGCTTCTCAAGAATATCCCTGA
- the LOC131299108 gene encoding uncharacterized protein LOC131299108 isoform X2, with the protein MSNNPDACDPSPVVTSSSSSCNHPMTTTSRHCFGNSTEGSDSFCITIIESMKEDYGLFVWPCSIVLAEYVWQQRLRFSGVSVVELGAGTSLPGLVAAKVGSDVTLTDDVNKPEVMGLTWGVWDADIFSIHPKIILGADVLYDTSAFDDLFATVAFLLQNSPGSVFITTYHNRSGHHLIEFLMAKWGLKCIKLLDGFSFMPSTKASGLSGNIQLAEIVLNT; encoded by the exons ATGAGTAACAATCCAGACGCCTGCGATCCATCTCCGGTGGTTACGTCCTCATCGTCATCGtgtaatcaccccatgaccaccACATCTCGCCATTGCTTCGGAAATTCAACCGAAGGTTCTGATTCCTTCTGCATCACCATCATTGAG AGTATGAAGGAAGACTACGGGTTGTTTGTGTGGCCGTGTAGTATTGTTCTTGCTGAGTATGTTTGGCAACAAAGATTGCGCTTTTCCGGGGTTAGCGTAGTTGAG CTTGGAGCCGGGACTTCTTTACCGGGGTTAGTTGCCGCGAAAGTGGGCTCGGATGTCACCCTAACTGATGATGTAAACAAACCAGAG GTAATGGGACTGACATGGGGCGTGTGGGATGCTGATATCTTCAGTATACATCCCAAAATTATCCTTGGTGCTGATGTTTTGTACGACACAAGTG CCTTTGATGATCTCTTTGCCACTGTGGCATTTCTGCTCCAAAATTCTCCAGGATCTGTTTTCATAACAACCTATCACAATAGAAG CGGGCACCATCTAATTGAGTTCTTGATGGCGAAGTGGGGGTTGAAGTGCATTAAACTTCTTGATGGCTTCTCGTTTATGCCATCCACCAAAGCATCTGGTCTAAGTGGCAATATTCAATTGGCAGAAATTGTTTTGAATACTTAA
- the LOC131299111 gene encoding uncharacterized protein LOC131299111, giving the protein MALSHYSLAVAAETSNPHNTSLMTSSSPKCSLLPIAFSSSTFSPLKAATPTLSPLPKIRRISHKAKATPQEPESSLAADAFTHFKHLLLPITDRNPYLSEGTRQAAATTAALAKKYGADITVIVIDEKQKESLPEHDSQLSSIRWHLSEGGFQEFKLLERLGEGKKPTAIISEIADDMSLDLVVMSMEAIHSKHVDANLLAEFIPCPVLLLPL; this is encoded by the exons ATGGCGTTGTCTCACTACTCACTAGCTGTAGCCGCCGAAACCTCAAACCCTCATAACACTTCACTCATGACTTCTTCTTCTCCTAAGTGTTCGCTTCTTCCCAttgctttctcttcttctaCGTTCTCCCCTCTCAAGGCCGCAACTCCAACGCTCTCTCCCCTTCCCAAAATCCGAAGGATTTCCCACAAAG CCAAGGCTACGCCACAAGAACCTGAATCCAGTTTAGCTGCGGATGCTTTTACTCATTTCAAGCATCTGCTTCTGCCAATTACAGACCGGAATCCGTATCTCTCTGAAGGAACGAGACAG GCTGCAGCAACTACTGCTGCTTTGGCAAAGAAATATGGGGCTGATATTACTGTTATAG TTATTGATGAAAAGCAGAAAGAATCATTGCCCGAGCATGATAGCCAACTCTCTAGCATACGctggcatctgtctgaag GTGGATTTCAGGAATTCAAGTTGTTAGAGCGACTTGGGGAGGGGAAGAAGCCAACGGCCATCATCAGTGAGATTGCCGATGACATGAGTTTGGATTTAGTCGTTATGAGCATGGAAGCAATCCATTCCAAGCATGTGGATGCTAACCTTTTGGCGGAATTCATCCCTTGCCCTGTCTTACTTTTGCCCCTCTAG
- the LOC131299107 gene encoding peroxidase 64-like, which translates to MDVTVTLLSSLIIFSITSTGSGLSLNYYDQKCPNAESIVANAVKDAMMKDQTVPAALLRLHFHDCFIRGCDASVLLNSVGKNSAEKDGPPNVSLHAFYVIDNAKQEVESKCPGVVSCADILALSARDAVVLSGGPTWDVPKGRKDGRTSKASETVQLPAPTFNISQLQQSFSQRGLSMEDLVALSGGHTLGFSHCSSFENRIHNFNSTTDIDPSMHPSFASSLESICPIHKKVKNAGTTMDPSSTTFDNTYYKLILQKKSLFSSDQALLTSPNTKDLISKFASSQEAFFKAFVNSMIKMSSITGGQEVRKDCRVVN; encoded by the exons ATGGATGTCACTGTTACACTGCTAAGCTCACTGATAATCTTTTCTATTACTTCCACAGGAAGTGGGCTGAGTTTAAACTACTACGACCAGAAATGTCCCAACGCTGAGTCAATAGTCGCAAATGCAGTCAAGGATGCGATGATGAAAGACCAAACAGTCCCCGCAGCACTACTCAGGTTGCATTTCCATGATTGCTTCATAAGG GGCTGTGATGCTTCTGTGTTGCTAAATTCAGTGGGGAAGAACAGTGCAGAAAAAGACGGGCCGCCTAATGTTTCTTTGCATGCATTTTATGTCATTGACAATGCCAAGCAAGAAGTAGAATCAAAGTGCCCTGGTGTAGTCTCATGTGCTGATATCTTGGCTTTAAGTGCAAGAGATGCAGTTGTGCTT TCTGGGGGTCCCACTTGGGATGTGCCCaaaggaagaaaagatggaagaaCATCAAAGGCCAGTGAAACCGTACAATTGCCAGCTCCCACCTTCAACATATCTCAGCTTCAACAAAGCTTCTCCCAAAGGGGTCTATCCATGGAAGATCTAGTAGCCCTATCAG GTGGCCACACTCTAGGGTTCTCTCATTGTTCATCATTCGAAAACAGAATCCACAACTTCAACTCCACAACTGACATCGACCCTTCAATGCATCCATCCTTTGCATCAAGCTTAGAGAGTATTTGCCCCATTCACAAAAAGGTCAAGAATGCTGGCACCACCATGGATCCTTCTTCGACAACTTTCGATAACACGTACTACAAGCTAATCCTACAAAAGAAGAGTCTGTTTTCTTCAGACCAAGCTTTGCTTACTTCTCCAAATACAAAAGATCTGATTTCCAAGTTTGCCAGCTCACAAGAAGCTTTCTTCAAGGCTTTTGTGAATTCCATGATCAAGATGAGCAGCATAACAGGAGGACAGGAGGTCAGAAAGGACTGCAGGGTGGTCAATTAA
- the LOC131299108 gene encoding uncharacterized protein LOC131299108 isoform X3, producing MSNNPDACDPSPVVTSSSSSCNHPMTTTSRHCFGNSTEGSDSFCITIIESMKEDYGLFVWPCSIVLAEYVWQQRLRFSGVSVVEVLANMRRVSDLNNLNCNVMGLTWGVWDADIFSIHPKIILGADVLYDTSAFDDLFATVAFLLQNSPGSVFITTYHNRSGHHLIEFLMAKWGLKCIKLLDGFSFMPSTKASGLSGNIQLAEIVLNT from the exons ATGAGTAACAATCCAGACGCCTGCGATCCATCTCCGGTGGTTACGTCCTCATCGTCATCGtgtaatcaccccatgaccaccACATCTCGCCATTGCTTCGGAAATTCAACCGAAGGTTCTGATTCCTTCTGCATCACCATCATTGAG AGTATGAAGGAAGACTACGGGTTGTTTGTGTGGCCGTGTAGTATTGTTCTTGCTGAGTATGTTTGGCAACAAAGATTGCGCTTTTCCGGGGTTAGCGTAGTTGAG GTGCTGGCTAACATGAGAAGAGTGTCAGATCTAAACAATCTCAATTGTAAT GTAATGGGACTGACATGGGGCGTGTGGGATGCTGATATCTTCAGTATACATCCCAAAATTATCCTTGGTGCTGATGTTTTGTACGACACAAGTG CCTTTGATGATCTCTTTGCCACTGTGGCATTTCTGCTCCAAAATTCTCCAGGATCTGTTTTCATAACAACCTATCACAATAGAAG CGGGCACCATCTAATTGAGTTCTTGATGGCGAAGTGGGGGTTGAAGTGCATTAAACTTCTTGATGGCTTCTCGTTTATGCCATCCACCAAAGCATCTGGTCTAAGTGGCAATATTCAATTGGCAGAAATTGTTTTGAATACTTAA
- the LOC131299108 gene encoding uncharacterized protein LOC131299108 isoform X1 → MSNNPDACDPSPVVTSSSSSCNHPMTTTSRHCFGNSTEGSDSFCITIIESMKEDYGLFVWPCSIVLAEYVWQQRLRFSGVSVVELGAGTSLPGLVAAKVGSDVTLTDDVNKPEVLANMRRVSDLNNLNCNVMGLTWGVWDADIFSIHPKIILGADVLYDTSAFDDLFATVAFLLQNSPGSVFITTYHNRSGHHLIEFLMAKWGLKCIKLLDGFSFMPSTKASGLSGNIQLAEIVLNT, encoded by the exons ATGAGTAACAATCCAGACGCCTGCGATCCATCTCCGGTGGTTACGTCCTCATCGTCATCGtgtaatcaccccatgaccaccACATCTCGCCATTGCTTCGGAAATTCAACCGAAGGTTCTGATTCCTTCTGCATCACCATCATTGAG AGTATGAAGGAAGACTACGGGTTGTTTGTGTGGCCGTGTAGTATTGTTCTTGCTGAGTATGTTTGGCAACAAAGATTGCGCTTTTCCGGGGTTAGCGTAGTTGAG CTTGGAGCCGGGACTTCTTTACCGGGGTTAGTTGCCGCGAAAGTGGGCTCGGATGTCACCCTAACTGATGATGTAAACAAACCAGAG GTGCTGGCTAACATGAGAAGAGTGTCAGATCTAAACAATCTCAATTGTAAT GTAATGGGACTGACATGGGGCGTGTGGGATGCTGATATCTTCAGTATACATCCCAAAATTATCCTTGGTGCTGATGTTTTGTACGACACAAGTG CCTTTGATGATCTCTTTGCCACTGTGGCATTTCTGCTCCAAAATTCTCCAGGATCTGTTTTCATAACAACCTATCACAATAGAAG CGGGCACCATCTAATTGAGTTCTTGATGGCGAAGTGGGGGTTGAAGTGCATTAAACTTCTTGATGGCTTCTCGTTTATGCCATCCACCAAAGCATCTGGTCTAAGTGGCAATATTCAATTGGCAGAAATTGTTTTGAATACTTAA